A window from Lentimicrobium sp. L6 encodes these proteins:
- a CDS encoding SDR family oxidoreductase translates to MTQKNKFGKKGWTPELMKSQKDKTFVITGTTSGTGFEATRILLSKGAKVVMLNRNPKKSDDVIAKLKQELGANIEVSAIKMDLGIQDSVKQAAKEVLKKVDRIDALMCNGAIAQVPKRTTTKEGWESQMGVNYFGHFTLQAILYPLIEKSKGRIVTVGSMGYDMGLKTIKFDDLNWEKDYTANDAYSQSKLAQIMTIYELQNRLEKASKTDVKAYACHPGSSRTNLINTSGSFMMKIIFGLMKFSPLTQPAENGAYPELMCATEEDSDQSAFYGPTGRSNWVGPVGAHHIEAHAKDKAVAKRLWDLSEKETGITWNF, encoded by the coding sequence ATGACTCAAAAGAATAAATTTGGTAAAAAAGGATGGACTCCGGAATTAATGAAGTCCCAGAAAGACAAAACATTTGTTATAACAGGCACTACCAGTGGTACAGGATTTGAAGCAACGCGAATACTTTTATCCAAAGGAGCAAAAGTGGTGATGTTGAATCGTAACCCAAAAAAATCGGATGACGTCATTGCAAAGTTAAAACAAGAGCTTGGTGCCAATATAGAGGTGTCAGCTATAAAAATGGACCTTGGTATTCAAGATTCTGTTAAACAAGCCGCAAAAGAGGTTCTTAAGAAAGTTGATCGCATTGATGCACTTATGTGTAATGGAGCAATAGCTCAGGTGCCAAAACGAACGACTACTAAAGAGGGATGGGAAAGCCAAATGGGTGTTAATTACTTTGGACACTTTACACTCCAAGCTATTCTATATCCATTGATTGAAAAATCCAAGGGGCGTATTGTAACAGTAGGTAGTATGGGTTATGATATGGGACTTAAAACCATCAAATTTGATGATTTGAACTGGGAAAAAGATTATACTGCTAATGACGCCTATAGCCAAAGTAAATTGGCACAAATTATGACCATTTATGAATTACAGAATAGATTGGAAAAAGCGAGTAAAACAGATGTGAAAGCCTATGCTTGTCATCCAGGTTCTTCAAGAACCAACTTAATAAATACCAGTGGTAGTTTTATGATGAAGATTATTTTTGGTCTGATGAAATTTTCACCTTTAACACAGCCTGCTGAGAATGGTGCTTATCCTGAACTAATGTGTGCAACAGAAGAGGATTCAGACCAAAGTGCTTTTTACGGACCTACCGGACGTAGTAATTGGGTTGGGCCTGTTGGTGCTCATCACATAGAAGCTCATGCTAAGGACAAAGCTGTAGCAAAGAGGCTATGGGATTTATCAGAAAAAGAAACAGGTATTACATGGAATTTTTAA
- a CDS encoding AraC family transcriptional regulator → MNSINFKNITEFNQAQNLPEPENPLFSIGHKKLSAEEIENCVSSKGEVSYTNQFYVISLKNIVSGEILYGRTKYDCSTGTLLFSAPHQTYTVKDIVISSESWFMAFHEDFIRGLDIQKQIKKYNFFNYNVNEALHLSPKEEKTLKSVFRNIEAEYQNNQDEFSKEIILTHLEALLKYADRFYKRQFLNRKDINKALFTRFTEILDEYLESGQLEEKGIPTVEWIADKLSVSRRYMSDTIKAETGKTAIDQINLYLVEEAKNLLLSPHATISETAYKLGFEYPQYFSRLFKKKTGISPKEYIENAILN, encoded by the coding sequence ATGAATAGCATCAACTTTAAAAATATAACGGAATTTAATCAGGCTCAGAATTTGCCTGAGCCCGAGAATCCTCTCTTTAGTATTGGTCATAAAAAGCTAAGTGCTGAGGAAATTGAAAATTGCGTTTCTTCAAAAGGTGAAGTGAGCTATACCAATCAATTTTATGTCATCAGTTTGAAGAACATTGTTTCGGGTGAAATTCTTTATGGCCGCACAAAATATGATTGCAGCACAGGAACTTTGTTGTTTTCTGCACCTCATCAAACCTATACTGTAAAAGATATTGTAATCAGTTCGGAATCATGGTTTATGGCTTTTCACGAAGATTTTATTCGAGGATTGGATATTCAAAAGCAAATCAAGAAGTACAACTTCTTTAATTATAATGTAAACGAAGCACTTCATCTTTCGCCAAAGGAAGAGAAAACCTTAAAATCAGTTTTTCGTAATATTGAAGCAGAATACCAAAACAATCAGGATGAATTTAGCAAGGAAATTATCTTAACTCATTTGGAAGCTTTATTAAAATATGCTGACCGATTTTACAAACGCCAATTCTTGAATCGTAAAGATATCAATAAGGCACTATTTACACGATTCACTGAAATACTAGATGAGTATTTAGAGTCAGGCCAATTAGAAGAAAAAGGAATTCCAACGGTGGAGTGGATTGCAGATAAACTGAGTGTCAGTCGTAGGTATATGAGTGATACTATTAAAGCCGAAACTGGAAAAACAGCTATTGACCAAATTAATTTATATTTGGTAGAAGAAGCAAAAAACCTGCTGCTTTCGCCTCATGCCACTATTTCAGAAACTGCATATAAACTGGGTTTTGAATATCCTCAATATTTTTCACGCTTGTTTAAAAAGAAAACAGGGATTAGTCCTAAGGAATATATAGAAAA